A genomic segment from Streptomyces sp. NBC_00459 encodes:
- a CDS encoding DEAD/DEAH box helicase, whose translation MIVLLSVGAGSLESTMTEDLSPAERYAAARKRAVEQATALASFREMYDFGLDPFQIEACQALEAGKGVLVAAPTGSGKTIVGEFAVHLALQQGKKCFYTTPIKALSNQKYSDLCRRYGADKVGLLTGDNSVNSDAPVVVMTTEVLRNMLYAGSQTLLGLGYVVMDEVHYLSDRFRGAVWEEVIIHLPESVTLVSLSATVSNAEEFGDWLDTVRGDTQVIVSEHRPVPLFQHVLAGRRMYDLFEEGEGSRKAVNPDLTRLARMEAQRPSFQDRKRGRAMREADRERERRSRSRVWTPGRPEVIERLDSEGLLPAITFIFSRAACEAAVQQCLYAGLRLNDDEARERVRALVEERTASIPNEDLHVLGYYEWLEGLERGIAAHHAGMLPTFKEVVEELFVQGLVKAVFATETLALGINMPARSVVLEKLVKWNGEQHADITPGEYTQLTGRAGRRGIDVEGHAVVLWQRGMSPDHLAGLAGTRTYPLRSSFKPSYNMAVNLVEQFGRHRSRELLETSFAQFQADKSVVGISRQVQRNEEGLDGYKESMTCHLGDFEEYAALRRDLKDRETDLARQGAAQRRAEAAVALEKLKPGDIIHVPTGKYAGLALVLDPGLPAGRSNGHRGFEQHDGPRPLVLTAERQVKRLASMDFPVPVEPLERMRVPKSFNPRSPQSRRDLASALRTKAGHIPPERARKQRAQAADDREIARLRTAIRAHACHGCNDREDHARWAERYYRLLRDTSQLERRIEGRTNTIARTFDRIVALLTELDYLRADEVTEHGKRLARLYGELDLLTSECLRAGVWDGLSPAELAACVSALVYESRAADDAMAPKVPSGKAKAALGEMVRIWGRLDALEEEFRITQSEGVGQREPDLGFAWAAYEWASGKGLDEVLREAEMPAGDFVRWCKQVIDVLGQISAAAPVSGAEGSSVAKNARKAVEGLLRGVVAYSSVG comes from the coding sequence ATGATCGTCCTGTTGTCAGTGGGGGCCGGTAGTCTCGAAAGCACGATGACAGAGGACCTCTCACCGGCCGAGCGGTATGCGGCAGCACGCAAGCGCGCTGTCGAGCAGGCCACCGCACTCGCGTCCTTCCGCGAGATGTACGACTTCGGCCTCGACCCCTTCCAGATCGAGGCCTGCCAGGCGCTCGAAGCGGGGAAGGGCGTGCTGGTGGCCGCCCCCACCGGTTCGGGCAAGACGATCGTCGGCGAGTTCGCCGTCCATCTCGCCCTCCAGCAGGGCAAGAAGTGCTTCTACACGACACCCATCAAGGCCCTGTCGAACCAGAAGTACTCCGACCTGTGCCGTCGTTACGGCGCGGACAAGGTCGGCCTGCTCACCGGCGACAACAGCGTCAACTCCGATGCCCCGGTGGTCGTGATGACCACCGAGGTGCTGCGGAACATGCTGTACGCGGGCTCGCAGACCCTCCTGGGCCTCGGTTACGTGGTGATGGACGAGGTGCACTACCTCTCCGACCGCTTCCGAGGCGCCGTGTGGGAGGAAGTGATCATCCACCTCCCCGAGTCGGTCACCCTCGTCTCGCTGTCGGCGACCGTGTCCAACGCCGAGGAGTTCGGCGACTGGCTCGACACCGTGCGCGGCGACACCCAGGTGATCGTCTCCGAGCACCGGCCCGTGCCCCTGTTCCAGCACGTGCTCGCCGGACGCCGGATGTACGACCTCTTCGAGGAGGGCGAGGGCAGCAGGAAGGCCGTCAACCCCGACCTCACGAGGCTCGCGCGGATGGAGGCCCAGCGGCCGTCCTTCCAGGACCGCAAACGCGGGCGCGCCATGCGCGAGGCCGACCGTGAGCGGGAGCGCAGATCCCGCTCACGCGTGTGGACGCCGGGGCGGCCCGAAGTCATCGAACGGCTCGACTCCGAGGGCCTGTTGCCCGCCATCACCTTCATCTTCAGCCGCGCCGCCTGCGAGGCCGCCGTACAGCAGTGCCTGTACGCGGGACTTCGGCTGAACGACGACGAGGCGCGGGAGCGGGTGCGTGCCCTCGTCGAGGAGCGCACCGCCTCCATCCCCAACGAGGACCTGCACGTCCTCGGGTACTACGAGTGGCTGGAGGGCCTGGAGCGAGGCATCGCCGCCCACCACGCGGGCATGCTGCCCACGTTCAAGGAGGTCGTCGAGGAACTCTTCGTACAGGGCCTCGTGAAGGCCGTGTTCGCCACGGAGACCCTCGCGCTCGGCATCAACATGCCCGCCCGCTCGGTCGTGCTGGAGAAGCTCGTCAAGTGGAACGGCGAACAGCACGCCGACATCACCCCCGGCGAGTACACCCAGCTGACCGGCCGCGCCGGCCGCCGCGGCATCGACGTCGAGGGTCACGCCGTGGTGCTGTGGCAGCGCGGTATGAGCCCCGACCACCTGGCGGGACTGGCCGGCACGCGCACGTATCCGCTGCGCTCCAGCTTCAAACCGTCGTACAACATGGCGGTCAACCTCGTGGAGCAGTTCGGGCGGCACCGCTCGCGCGAACTGCTGGAGACCTCGTTCGCGCAGTTCCAGGCCGACAAGTCGGTCGTCGGGATCTCCCGGCAGGTGCAGCGCAACGAGGAGGGCCTGGACGGCTACAAGGAGTCGATGACCTGCCACCTGGGCGACTTCGAGGAGTACGCGGCACTGCGCCGCGACCTCAAGGACCGGGAGACCGACCTGGCCCGGCAGGGCGCCGCCCAGCGGCGCGCCGAGGCCGCCGTCGCGCTGGAGAAGCTCAAGCCCGGTGACATCATCCATGTTCCCACGGGCAAGTACGCGGGTCTCGCGCTCGTCCTCGACCCGGGGCTGCCCGCCGGCCGGTCCAACGGCCACCGCGGCTTCGAGCAGCACGACGGACCGCGCCCGCTGGTGCTCACGGCCGAACGTCAGGTGAAGCGGCTCGCGTCGATGGACTTCCCTGTGCCCGTCGAGCCGTTGGAGCGGATGCGGGTCCCCAAGTCCTTCAACCCGCGTTCGCCGCAGTCACGTCGGGACCTCGCGTCCGCGCTGCGCACCAAGGCCGGGCACATCCCGCCCGAGCGGGCCCGTAAGCAGCGGGCCCAGGCGGCCGACGACCGTGAGATCGCCCGGCTGCGCACCGCGATCCGCGCCCACGCCTGCCACGGCTGCAACGACCGTGAGGACCACGCCCGTTGGGCCGAGCGCTACTACCGGCTGCTGCGCGACACCTCGCAGCTGGAACGGCGTATCGAGGGCCGCACCAACACCATCGCCCGCACGTTCGACCGCATCGTCGCCCTGCTCACCGAGCTGGACTATCTGCGCGCCGACGAGGTGACCGAGCACGGCAAGCGGCTCGCCCGGCTCTACGGCGAGCTGGACCTGCTGACCAGTGAATGCCTGCGGGCGGGCGTGTGGGACGGGCTGTCGCCCGCCGAACTCGCCGCATGCGTCTCGGCGTTGGTGTACGAGTCCCGGGCCGCCGACGACGCCATGGCGCCGAAGGTGCCGTCCGGCAAGGCCAAGGCCGCGCTCGGCGAGATGGTCCGTATCTGGGGCCGGCTCGACGCGCTGGAGGAGGAGTTCCGGATCACCCAGAGCGAGGGCGTCGGCCAGCGCGAGCCCGACCTCGGCTTCGCCTGGGCGGCCTACGAGTGGGCCTCGGGCAAGGGCCTGGACGAGGTGCTGCGCGAGGCGGAGATGCCGGCCGGCGACTTCGTCCGGTGGTGCAAGCAGGTCATCGACGTCCTCGGCCAGATCTCGGCCGCGGCGCCTGTCTCCGGCGCGGAGGGGTCGTCGGTCGCGAAGAACGCGCGCAAGGCTGTGGAAGGGCTGCTGCGGGGGGTTGTCGCCTACTCGTCGGTGGGGTAG
- the tatC gene encoding twin-arginine translocase subunit TatC, producing the protein MLKSARNKEKERDPEGRMPLVEHLRELRNRLVKSLLAIVVTTVIAAFFYKDIIQFFTDPILDAVGCKYSFAELAEATTDTTQCARIVQNGLLSPFTLALTVSLSSGVVLATPVWLYQLWGFVAPGLHRHEKKYSLGFVGAGFPLFLMGGYFAYWSLPKMASVMLEFSIIGSDNQLPLDDLLQLIMRMILVFGLSFELPLLLVMLNFGGVLSGKKMAGWWRGMIMGITVFAAIATPSTDPISMLALAGPIWIMYFGASAIALANDRRRSRRDAEGPDDDEASDLDLTPEDIGEIETVSASRAALPEQTGTERVNGYDDVT; encoded by the coding sequence TTGCTCAAGTCTGCCCGCAACAAGGAGAAGGAGAGGGATCCCGAGGGGCGGATGCCCCTCGTGGAGCACCTCCGCGAGTTGCGAAACCGCCTCGTGAAGAGCCTGCTCGCGATCGTCGTCACGACCGTGATCGCGGCCTTCTTCTACAAGGACATCATCCAGTTCTTCACGGACCCGATCCTGGATGCGGTGGGGTGCAAGTACAGCTTCGCGGAGCTGGCCGAGGCCACCACTGACACGACCCAGTGCGCGCGCATCGTGCAGAACGGTCTGCTCAGCCCCTTCACGCTCGCGCTCACCGTTTCGCTGTCGTCCGGCGTCGTGCTCGCCACCCCGGTCTGGCTCTACCAGCTCTGGGGCTTCGTGGCGCCGGGCCTGCACCGGCACGAGAAGAAGTACAGCCTCGGCTTCGTGGGGGCGGGGTTCCCCCTGTTCCTGATGGGTGGCTACTTCGCCTACTGGTCACTGCCCAAGATGGCGTCCGTGATGCTGGAGTTCTCCATCATCGGCAGTGACAACCAGCTGCCTCTCGACGACCTTCTGCAGCTGATCATGCGGATGATCCTCGTCTTCGGCCTCTCCTTCGAGCTGCCGCTGCTGCTGGTGATGCTGAACTTCGGTGGCGTCCTCTCGGGCAAGAAGATGGCCGGCTGGTGGCGGGGCATGATCATGGGCATCACGGTGTTCGCCGCGATCGCCACCCCCAGCACCGACCCCATCTCCATGCTGGCGCTGGCCGGCCCCATCTGGATCATGTACTTCGGCGCGTCGGCCATCGCCCTGGCCAACGACAGACGCCGGTCCCGCCGCGACGCGGAGGGACCGGACGACGACGAGGCCTCCGACCTGGACCTCACCCCCGAGGACATCGGCGAGATCGAGACCGTCTCCGCCAGCCGGGCCGCCCTGCCCGAACAGACGGGCACGGAACGGGTCAACGGCTATGACGACGTGACCTGA
- the tatA gene encoding Sec-independent protein translocase subunit TatA yields the protein MFGRLGAPEIILILVVIILLFGAKKLPDMARSLGKSARILKSEAKAMKSEGQDPAPAAPPHTDEPAPVQRTIQAAPGDVTSARPVTEPTDTTKR from the coding sequence ATGTTCGGAAGGCTCGGAGCCCCCGAGATCATTCTCATCCTCGTCGTCATCATCCTGTTGTTCGGCGCGAAGAAGCTTCCGGACATGGCGCGCTCGCTCGGCAAGTCCGCGCGCATCCTGAAGAGCGAAGCCAAGGCGATGAAGTCAGAGGGTCAGGACCCCGCCCCCGCCGCCCCGCCGCACACCGATGAGCCGGCCCCGGTGCAGCGCACCATCCAGGCCGCCCCCGGTGACGTGACGAGCGCCCGCCCGGTCACCGAGCCCACGGACACGACCAAGCGCTGA
- a CDS encoding helix-turn-helix transcriptional regulator, whose amino-acid sequence MAGKPARPVNAIDQTRRMLSLVTYLRERPGARVGDVARAFGITEDELVSDLDVLPMCGTSFRGGDLLDIDTDGDRIWWHNPAALGEEAAEPLRLAADEATALLVAARAVSTLPGLREGDRQALLRATAKVETAAGEAAGASARLSVTFESEGGVFADVDRAISERRRLWIRYYSPARDELTEREIDPIRLVSVGHTYVEAWCRRSEARRTFRLDRVAEIRIMDEAAAPPEIELRDLSEGLVQPAAEDPEVVVEVGPGGRWVAEYYPHDSADELPDGGLRITLRTPDPASLRRLALRLGRDGRIVSPQDLADSARQAAQEALAAYDAPRAAPGTQLRTPGAHGVQDGLYDRREQGR is encoded by the coding sequence GTGGCAGGCAAACCGGCCAGGCCCGTGAACGCCATCGACCAGACACGGCGAATGCTGTCCCTGGTGACGTATCTGCGCGAGCGGCCCGGCGCGCGCGTCGGTGACGTCGCGCGCGCGTTCGGAATCACCGAGGACGAGCTGGTCTCGGACTTGGACGTGCTGCCCATGTGCGGCACCAGCTTCCGCGGCGGTGACCTGCTCGACATCGACACCGACGGCGACCGGATCTGGTGGCACAACCCCGCGGCCCTCGGCGAGGAGGCCGCCGAACCGCTCAGACTGGCCGCCGACGAGGCGACCGCGCTGCTGGTCGCCGCCCGCGCGGTGTCCACCCTGCCCGGGCTGCGCGAGGGCGACCGGCAGGCGCTGCTGCGGGCCACCGCCAAGGTGGAGACGGCGGCGGGCGAGGCCGCCGGGGCCAGCGCGCGGCTGTCGGTGACCTTCGAGTCCGAGGGCGGGGTCTTCGCGGACGTCGACCGGGCGATCTCCGAGCGCCGCCGCCTGTGGATCCGCTACTACTCGCCCGCGCGCGACGAGCTCACCGAACGGGAGATCGACCCGATCCGCCTGGTCAGCGTCGGACACACCTACGTGGAGGCCTGGTGCCGGCGCTCCGAGGCGCGCCGCACCTTCCGCCTCGACCGGGTCGCCGAGATCAGGATCATGGACGAGGCGGCCGCCCCGCCGGAGATAGAGCTGCGGGACCTGTCGGAGGGCCTGGTGCAGCCCGCCGCCGAGGACCCCGAGGTGGTCGTCGAGGTCGGCCCCGGCGGACGCTGGGTCGCCGAGTACTACCCGCACGACAGCGCCGATGAGCTTCCCGACGGCGGGCTGCGTATCACTCTGCGCACCCCCGATCCGGCGTCGCTGCGGCGCCTGGCACTGCGGCTCGGCCGCGACGGGCGCATCGTCTCGCCGCAGGACCTCGCGGACAGCGCCCGACAGGCCGCCCAGGAGGCGCTGGCGGCGTACGACGCCCCCCGGGCCGCCCCTGGGACGCAGCTGCGGACGCCCGGGGCGCACGGAGTTCAGGACGGGCTGTACGACAGGCGGGAGCAGGGGCGTTGA
- a CDS encoding helix-turn-helix transcriptional regulator encodes MAIAKAERLMNLALCLLGTRRPLSKRELRDSIEAYLEAGSDDSFNRMFERDKDDLRELGLVIETVENLDGEIGYRAGRDSNRLPAITLDAEEAAALGLAAKVWQQARLAGAASGALQKLRAAGLPEDVDPYEAHGALEPRIPVHEAAFEPLMLACRDRRPVVFDYRKATAARPEPRQVEPWALECWRGHWYLAGWDRDRSAERVFRLSRITGKVRSRSAKFTAEVPDVVTVRETVASWAGESADRSALIRLRVGAGYPLRAKASAVRELGDGWDELEIPYGHGLDAWLVEFGPDVVVLEPAELRSDVVDRLRAVAKG; translated from the coding sequence ATGGCCATTGCCAAGGCAGAGCGGCTGATGAATCTGGCGCTGTGTCTGCTCGGAACGCGCAGGCCGCTGAGCAAGCGCGAGCTGCGTGACTCCATCGAGGCCTATCTCGAAGCGGGCAGCGACGACTCCTTCAATCGGATGTTCGAGCGCGACAAGGACGATCTGCGCGAGCTCGGACTGGTCATCGAAACGGTCGAGAACCTCGACGGTGAGATCGGCTACCGCGCCGGCCGCGACAGCAACCGGCTGCCGGCCATCACCCTCGACGCCGAGGAGGCCGCCGCCCTGGGCCTGGCCGCGAAGGTCTGGCAGCAGGCCCGCCTCGCCGGCGCGGCCAGTGGCGCGCTGCAGAAGCTGCGCGCGGCCGGGCTGCCCGAGGATGTCGACCCGTACGAGGCCCATGGCGCCCTGGAACCCCGTATTCCGGTGCACGAGGCGGCTTTCGAGCCGCTGATGCTGGCCTGCCGGGACCGCCGCCCGGTCGTCTTCGACTACCGCAAGGCCACCGCCGCCCGCCCGGAGCCCCGTCAGGTGGAGCCGTGGGCGCTGGAGTGCTGGCGCGGCCACTGGTATCTGGCGGGCTGGGACCGTGACCGGAGCGCCGAACGCGTGTTCAGGCTTTCGCGGATCACCGGGAAGGTCCGCAGCCGGAGCGCGAAGTTCACCGCCGAGGTGCCCGATGTCGTCACGGTCCGCGAGACCGTCGCCAGTTGGGCGGGGGAGAGCGCCGACCGTTCGGCGCTGATCCGGCTGCGGGTGGGCGCCGGCTACCCCCTTCGGGCGAAGGCGTCGGCGGTGCGGGAACTCGGCGACGGCTGGGACGAGTTGGAGATTCCGTACGGGCACGGGCTGGACGCCTGGCTGGTGGAGTTCGGACCGGACGTGGTGGTCCTGGAGCCGGCCGAGCTGCGTTCCGACGTGGTGGACCGGCTGCGCGCCGTGGCCAAGGGCTGA
- a CDS encoding FKBP-type peptidyl-prolyl cis-trans isomerase, whose protein sequence is MSIEKPEIDFPGGEPPADLQIKDIWEGDGAEAVAGQNVTVHYVGVSFSTGEEFDASWNRGTPFKFPLGGGRVIKGWDLGVQGMKVGGRRELTIPAHLAYGNQSPTPAIKPGETLIFVVDLVAV, encoded by the coding sequence GTGAGCATCGAGAAGCCCGAGATCGACTTCCCCGGTGGCGAGCCCCCGGCGGACCTCCAGATCAAGGACATCTGGGAGGGCGACGGCGCCGAAGCGGTGGCGGGTCAGAACGTCACCGTCCACTACGTGGGAGTTTCCTTCAGCACGGGCGAGGAGTTCGACGCCAGCTGGAACCGGGGTACCCCGTTCAAGTTCCCGCTGGGCGGGGGCCGGGTCATCAAGGGCTGGGACCTCGGTGTGCAGGGCATGAAGGTCGGTGGCCGGCGTGAGCTGACCATCCCGGCCCACCTCGCCTACGGCAACCAGAGCCCCACGCCGGCGATCAAGCCGGGCGAGACGCTGATCTTCGTGGTGGACCTGGTCGCGGTCTGA
- a CDS encoding FKBP-type peptidyl-prolyl cis-trans isomerase produces the protein MNYNTKRRMVALLAVPALLFTAAACGSDDKKKDEAVVGGVAEVKGKVGEKPEISVPKGGKPAGKTVVKTVSEGSGSPIKASDFVRLDWTVEKWGGAEELGGTWAAAADGSTARRQSVEQVGKQSQQLPAKVLDAVKGKKPGSRTLVQGTAGDLIGENLNTSAGLATTDVLVWVVDAVGVGTVDAKAEAKGEQAASEAGLPKVEAPSQKAAVVTIPKGVKAPKALEQQVLIKGSGKKVEAGQGLVAQYTGVKWEDGKKFDSSWDHGGATAFQIGTGSVVAGWDQGLVGKNVGDRVLLVIPPSLGYGASPGSELAKNTLVFVVDILGAV, from the coding sequence ATGAACTACAACACGAAACGACGCATGGTCGCGCTGCTGGCCGTTCCCGCCCTGTTGTTCACCGCCGCCGCGTGCGGATCGGACGACAAGAAGAAGGACGAGGCGGTGGTGGGCGGCGTCGCCGAGGTCAAGGGGAAGGTTGGGGAGAAGCCCGAGATCTCTGTGCCCAAGGGCGGCAAGCCGGCCGGGAAGACCGTGGTCAAGACGGTTTCGGAGGGCAGCGGAAGTCCGATCAAGGCCTCCGACTTCGTCCGGCTGGACTGGACCGTCGAGAAGTGGGGCGGCGCTGAGGAACTCGGCGGCACCTGGGCTGCCGCGGCAGACGGCTCGACGGCCCGACGGCAGTCCGTCGAGCAGGTCGGCAAGCAGAGCCAGCAACTGCCCGCGAAGGTCCTCGATGCGGTGAAGGGCAAGAAGCCCGGCAGCCGGACCCTGGTGCAGGGCACCGCGGGTGACCTGATCGGTGAGAACCTGAACACGTCCGCCGGGCTCGCCACGACCGACGTGCTGGTCTGGGTGGTCGACGCGGTCGGCGTCGGCACCGTCGACGCCAAGGCCGAGGCCAAGGGCGAGCAGGCGGCCTCCGAGGCGGGCCTGCCCAAGGTCGAGGCCCCGTCGCAGAAGGCGGCGGTCGTCACCATCCCCAAGGGGGTCAAGGCTCCCAAGGCCCTTGAGCAGCAGGTGCTGATCAAGGGCAGCGGCAAGAAGGTCGAGGCCGGGCAGGGGCTGGTCGCGCAGTACACCGGGGTCAAGTGGGAGGACGGGAAGAAGTTCGACTCCTCCTGGGACCACGGTGGCGCCACCGCCTTCCAGATCGGCACCGGTTCGGTGGTGGCGGGCTGGGACCAGGGTCTCGTCGGCAAGAACGTGGGCGACCGGGTGCTGCTGGTGATTCCGCCCTCCCTCGGTTACGGCGCGAGCCCCGGCAGTGAGCTGGCGAAGAACACGCTGGTCTTCGTGGTGGACATCCTCGGCGCCGTCTGA
- the pafA gene encoding Pup--protein ligase, with protein MDRRIFGLENEYGVTCTFRGQRRLSPDEVARYLFRRVVSWGRSSNVFLRNGARLYLDVGSHPEYATPECDNVTELVTHDKAGERILEGLLVDAERRLHEEGIAGDVYLFKNNTDSAGNSYGCHENYLVARHGEFSRLADILIPFLVTRQLLCGAGKVLQTPRGAVYCVSQRAEHIWEGVSSATTRSRPIINTRDEPHADAERYRRLHVIVGDSNMSETTMLLKVGATDLVLRMIEAGTVMRDLTLENPIRAIREVSHDITGRRKVRLASGREASALDVQREYYEKAVDFVERRGIRTGTVAQVLELWGRVLDSIEAEDLDRIGTEIDWVMKYQLIERYRAKHNMTMSHPRVAQIDLAYHDIHRRRGLYYLLERKNQAARICNDLKIFEGKSVPPQTTRARLRGDFIRRAQEQRRDFTVDWVHLKLNDQAQRTVLCKDPFRSVDERVEKLIAGM; from the coding sequence ATGGACCGCCGCATTTTCGGGCTGGAGAACGAGTACGGCGTCACGTGTACGTTCAGGGGACAGCGGCGTCTGTCTCCCGACGAGGTGGCTCGGTACCTCTTCCGCCGTGTCGTGTCATGGGGCCGTAGCAGCAACGTCTTTCTGCGAAACGGCGCACGCCTCTATCTTGACGTGGGATCACATCCGGAATACGCGACACCGGAATGTGACAACGTGACGGAACTCGTCACCCACGACAAGGCCGGCGAGCGCATTCTCGAAGGACTCCTGGTGGACGCCGAACGACGCCTGCACGAGGAAGGAATCGCGGGCGACGTCTACCTCTTCAAGAACAACACGGACTCGGCGGGCAACTCTTACGGTTGCCACGAGAACTATCTGGTGGCCCGGCACGGGGAGTTCTCCCGGCTCGCGGACATCCTCATTCCGTTCCTCGTCACCCGCCAGCTGCTGTGCGGTGCGGGCAAGGTGCTGCAGACGCCGCGCGGTGCCGTGTACTGCGTGAGCCAGCGGGCGGAGCACATCTGGGAGGGCGTCTCCTCGGCGACCACCCGCTCCCGGCCGATCATCAACACGCGTGACGAACCGCACGCGGACGCAGAGCGCTACCGCCGGCTGCATGTCATCGTCGGCGACTCGAACATGTCCGAGACGACCATGCTCCTCAAGGTCGGTGCCACCGACCTGGTGCTGCGCATGATCGAGGCGGGCACGGTGATGCGGGACCTGACTCTGGAGAACCCGATCCGGGCGATCCGCGAGGTCAGCCATGACATCACGGGCCGCCGCAAGGTGCGGCTGGCCAGCGGCCGGGAGGCCTCGGCGCTGGATGTGCAGCGCGAGTACTACGAGAAGGCCGTGGACTTCGTCGAGCGGCGAGGTATCCGTACGGGCACGGTCGCGCAGGTGCTGGAGCTGTGGGGCCGGGTGCTCGACTCCATCGAGGCCGAGGATCTGGACCGGATCGGCACCGAGATCGACTGGGTGATGAAGTACCAGCTCATCGAGCGGTACCGGGCCAAGCACAACATGACGATGTCGCATCCGCGCGTCGCTCAGATAGACCTCGCCTATCACGACATTCACCGCAGGCGGGGTCTTTACTACCTGCTGGAGAGGAAGAACCAAGCCGCGCGGATCTGCAACGACTTGAAGATCTTCGAGGGCAAGTCGGTTCCGCCGCAGACCACTCGGGCGCGGCTGCGCGGTGACTTCATCAGGCGGGCTCAGGAACAGCGCCGTGATTTCACGGTCGACTGGGTGCATCTGAAGCTCAACGACCAGGCACAGCGCACGGTGTTGTGCAAGGACCCGTTCCGCAGTGTCGACGAGCGGGTGGAGAAGCTGATCGCCGGAATGTGA
- a CDS encoding MFS transporter — MATGYLEILRARHAVRLLVGTLVGRLPNATAAIAIVLFVRAEGGTYSLAGGLAAAYGVANAVGQPLLGRLVDLYGQPRVQLSAAFVSAFGMAAFAFAGTDPLPLAYAAVAVAGLFTPPLEGGLRALWPSVLREEGQVHTAYAIDAVAQEVMFTLGPLLVTLCASLWSAQAALLVLNVIGVLGALSVVLSPPSRDWRSAPREAHWLGALRSPGLLVMLGAFLFVGIALGSITVASVSYADEHGGDTVYGWLMAAVGLGALLGGSVYGARQWSGPAERRLTVLVGLLAVCYLPLTLMPGAVAMTLLMVLAGVFLAPALACVFVLVDRHAPRGTVTEAFSWLVTTFTVGASLGTGLAGPVVEWGGTLWGFVVPGAAGAVSLLVLLVTGRVLAVPAGGAVVAVSSENDPNRAAGSRFSSGDRA, encoded by the coding sequence ATGGCGACGGGTTACCTGGAGATCCTCAGGGCACGGCATGCGGTGCGGCTGCTCGTGGGCACCCTGGTGGGCCGATTGCCGAACGCCACGGCGGCGATCGCCATCGTGCTGTTCGTCCGGGCCGAAGGCGGCACCTACAGCCTGGCCGGCGGGCTCGCCGCGGCCTACGGGGTGGCCAATGCCGTGGGACAGCCGCTGCTGGGGCGGCTGGTCGATCTGTACGGGCAGCCGCGGGTCCAGCTGTCGGCCGCGTTCGTGTCGGCGTTCGGCATGGCGGCGTTCGCGTTCGCGGGCACGGATCCGCTGCCCCTCGCGTATGCCGCCGTGGCGGTCGCCGGGTTGTTCACGCCTCCCCTGGAGGGCGGTCTGCGGGCGCTGTGGCCCTCTGTGCTCCGCGAGGAGGGCCAGGTGCACACGGCGTACGCGATAGACGCGGTGGCGCAGGAGGTCATGTTCACCCTGGGGCCCTTGCTGGTGACGTTGTGCGCGTCACTGTGGTCGGCGCAGGCCGCGTTGCTCGTGCTGAACGTGATCGGGGTCCTGGGGGCGCTCTCCGTGGTGCTGTCGCCGCCTTCGCGGGACTGGCGTTCGGCGCCGCGCGAGGCGCACTGGCTGGGGGCGCTGCGGTCGCCGGGGCTGCTGGTGATGCTGGGGGCGTTCCTGTTCGTGGGGATCGCGCTGGGGTCCATCACGGTGGCGTCGGTGTCGTACGCGGACGAGCACGGGGGTGACACGGTGTACGGCTGGCTGATGGCGGCCGTCGGGCTGGGTGCGCTGCTGGGTGGGTCGGTGTACGGGGCGCGGCAGTGGAGTGGGCCGGCGGAGCGGCGACTGACGGTGCTGGTAGGGCTGCTGGCGGTGTGTTACCTGCCCTTGACGCTGATGCCTGGTGCGGTCGCGATGACGTTGCTGATGGTGCTCGCGGGTGTGTTCCTGGCGCCGGCTCTCGCGTGTGTGTTCGTGCTGGTCGACCGGCATGCCCCGCGGGGGACGGTCACCGAGGCTTTCTCCTGGCTTGTGACGACGTTCACCGTGGGTGCTTCGCTGGGAACGGGCCTCGCGGGGCCGGTCGTGGAGTGGGGCGGAACGCTGTGGGGGTTCGTCGTGCCCGGGGCCGCGGGGGCCGTGTCGTTGCTGGTTCTGCTGGTCACCGGGCGGGTGCTGGCGGTGCCCGCCGGGGGTGCGGTGGTTGCGGTCTCATCGGAAAATGATCCAAACCGTGCTGCCGGATCCCGTTTCAGCTCGGGGGATCGGGCGTAA